Proteins found in one Candidatus Binatia bacterium genomic segment:
- a CDS encoding alkaline phosphatase D family protein, translating into MRTRFTRREILRLAAVLGIAPVLPTIAGCGDSASSGDGSGGGLPDYEYDGPLGPEDLFQHGVASGDPLADAVILWTRLSPESGDGLEVYWEVARDPSMQDRVGAGWFDTNADRDFTVKLDAIGLDAGTTYYYRFRALGRASSIGRTRTAPSGGVDRLRMAVVSCSRYTGGYFHAYRGIAERPDLDVVVHLGDYIYEDGASGPVRSHQPPHEIVTVDDYRGRYAQYRLDPDLQEAHRQHPFVTVWDDHESANNAWHSGASGHNPETDGDWAERRARAERVYSEWLPIRDQDGGQIFRRLQFGDLIDLLMLDTRLWGRDLQIEATNDRDGIRDPSRTMLGFDQEEWFADRVGESSAHWIIAGQQVVLSPWKVAGAPESEGGGVISNTDAWDGYFPARTRLLEALRAGGEPNFIVLTGDIHSSWAFDITEDPNDPAHYDPQTGAGSLGVEFVTPGVTSGFPVPGEAFLSILLQANPHLLWGDNDNRGYTILDVTPERAEAAWYHVDSVFEPERGEHLAAVFAVSQGTNHLVKQAAPTAPPSDPPAPAP; encoded by the coding sequence ATGCGAACCCGATTCACTCGCCGAGAAATTCTCCGTTTGGCCGCGGTTCTCGGCATCGCGCCCGTCCTGCCGACGATCGCGGGCTGCGGGGACAGCGCGAGTTCGGGGGATGGCTCGGGCGGCGGCCTGCCGGATTACGAGTACGACGGTCCGCTCGGCCCCGAGGATCTCTTCCAGCACGGCGTCGCCAGTGGTGACCCGCTCGCCGACGCGGTGATCCTCTGGACGAGGCTCTCGCCCGAGAGCGGCGACGGCCTCGAGGTCTACTGGGAGGTCGCGCGTGATCCGTCGATGCAGGACCGGGTCGGCGCGGGGTGGTTCGACACGAATGCGGATCGCGATTTCACCGTGAAGCTCGATGCGATCGGCCTCGACGCAGGAACGACGTATTACTATCGCTTCCGCGCGCTGGGGCGCGCCTCGTCGATCGGACGCACGCGAACCGCGCCGAGCGGGGGTGTGGATCGCCTCCGGATGGCCGTCGTGTCGTGCTCCCGCTACACCGGCGGCTACTTTCACGCCTATCGGGGCATCGCGGAGCGCCCGGATCTCGATGTCGTCGTGCACCTCGGCGACTACATCTACGAGGACGGTGCGAGTGGCCCGGTGCGTTCGCACCAGCCGCCGCACGAGATCGTGACGGTCGATGATTACCGGGGTAGGTACGCGCAGTACCGGCTCGATCCCGATCTCCAGGAGGCGCACCGCCAACACCCGTTCGTCACCGTGTGGGACGATCACGAGTCGGCGAACAACGCGTGGCATAGCGGTGCGAGCGGTCACAATCCCGAGACCGATGGCGACTGGGCCGAGAGACGCGCGCGTGCAGAGCGTGTCTATTCCGAGTGGCTGCCCATCCGTGATCAGGACGGTGGACAGATCTTCCGCCGACTACAGTTCGGTGACCTGATCGATCTCCTCATGCTCGACACGCGTCTGTGGGGACGCGATCTTCAGATCGAGGCGACCAACGATCGCGACGGGATCCGGGATCCGTCGCGCACGATGCTCGGCTTCGATCAGGAGGAGTGGTTCGCGGATCGCGTCGGCGAATCCTCGGCGCATTGGATCATCGCCGGGCAGCAGGTCGTCCTCTCGCCGTGGAAGGTCGCTGGTGCACCGGAGTCGGAGGGCGGCGGTGTAATCTCGAACACCGACGCGTGGGACGGCTACTTCCCGGCACGGACACGCCTGCTCGAGGCGCTGCGCGCCGGCGGTGAACCGAACTTCATCGTCTTGACCGGCGACATCCACAGTTCCTGGGCATTCGACATCACCGAGGATCCCAATGATCCGGCGCACTACGATCCCCAGACCGGTGCGGGCTCGCTCGGGGTGGAATTCGTCACCCCGGGCGTGACCTCGGGTTTCCCGGTGCCGGGCGAGGCCTTCCTGTCCATCTTGCTCCAGGCCAATCCGCACCTGTTATGGGGCGACAACGACAACCGCGGCTACACGATCCTGGACGTGACCCCGGAGCGAGCAGAGGCCGCCTGGTACCATGTAGATTCCGTGTTCGAGCCGGAGCGGGGGGAGCATCTGGCGGCGGTCTTCGCCGTGTCTCAGGGCACAAATCACCTGGTGAAGCAGGCGGCGCCGACCGCGCCACCGAGCGATCCTCCGGCGCCCGCGCCGTAA
- a CDS encoding lysylphosphatidylglycerol synthase domain-containing protein, producing MFRWRRRGFSGAPEVGLIGANRLKTLARGGLLVGIVLFVALIAREGVGEVATALSVAGWGLLAVAAFHLVPIFADAMGWRRLLATRSPISIRTALYARWIGESVNGLLPVAQVGGSVVKANLVSRRGVPGAFAGASVVVDITTLVGSQIVFTLLGLALLIAEFGGHELAPTALAGTVLMALLLFGFYLAQRRGMFGAMARGLRRLAPGGGPSAFTDEAESIDADVAQLYGESRAVLAALAWHLVAWVVGAGEVWLALWLLGHPVDLSTALLLESLGQAVRAAAFAIPGALGVQEGGYVLLGQVLGIGPETALALSLSKRVRELTLGLPGLVAWQIEEANALLLPRSDEARMESL from the coding sequence GTGTTTCGGTGGCGTCGCCGGGGATTCTCGGGCGCCCCGGAGGTCGGTCTCATCGGCGCGAATCGTCTCAAAACCCTGGCGCGGGGCGGTCTCCTAGTAGGAATCGTCCTCTTCGTCGCCCTCATCGCCCGCGAAGGTGTGGGCGAGGTGGCGACTGCGCTCTCGGTTGCGGGTTGGGGCCTTCTGGCGGTGGCGGCGTTTCACCTCGTGCCGATCTTCGCAGACGCGATGGGTTGGCGACGTTTGCTGGCTACGCGCTCGCCGATCTCGATTCGGACGGCGCTCTACGCCCGCTGGATCGGCGAATCGGTGAACGGCCTCCTGCCGGTCGCTCAGGTCGGCGGCAGTGTCGTGAAGGCCAACCTGGTGAGCCGCCGCGGCGTTCCGGGTGCGTTCGCGGGCGCGAGCGTCGTTGTCGACATCACTACGCTGGTCGGATCCCAGATCGTGTTTACGCTTCTCGGTCTTGCCCTTCTGATCGCGGAGTTCGGCGGGCACGAGCTCGCGCCGACCGCGCTGGCGGGCACGGTGCTGATGGCGCTTCTGCTCTTCGGCTTCTACCTTGCCCAGCGTCGCGGAATGTTCGGCGCCATGGCCCGCGGCCTTCGCCGGCTGGCGCCGGGCGGTGGGCCGAGTGCCTTTACCGACGAGGCCGAAAGCATCGATGCCGACGTGGCTCAGTTGTACGGCGAGAGCCGGGCGGTCCTGGCGGCCCTCGCGTGGCATCTGGTGGCGTGGGTTGTGGGCGCCGGCGAGGTTTGGTTGGCGCTGTGGCTGCTCGGACACCCGGTGGACCTCTCGACCGCACTCCTCCTCGAGAGCCTGGGGCAGGCGGTGCGCGCGGCTGCCTTCGCGATCCCCGGGGCTCTGGGTGTTCAGGAGGGCGGCTACGTCCTGCTCGGCCAGGTTCTCGGCATCGGGCCCGAGACCGCCCTGGCGCTGTCGCTCTCCAAACGGGTTCGGGAGCTGACACTTGGACTGCCTGGGCTGGTGGCCTGGCAGATCGAGGAGGCGAACGCTTTACTCTTGCCGCGTTCCGACGAAGCGCGGATGGAGAGTCTATGA
- a CDS encoding sulfotransferase: MITGTPKPSALARALNMGGWAMKEAGVSRPSLDPDGLLEVARRRTGLSDFGDPTFEAPFRLLLKSLEEDAGLSLLGRIASRQDLKRVLSNRLLMEDDCRRHPEIREGAVRRPLFITGMPRTGTTLLHGLLAQDPVSRSPLGWETMFPSPPPQRSRYKKDKRIEIAQRQMRWLYRIIPEFKKIHPVAARLPQECLVVTAPSFYSFQFQTTHYVPTYEGWLEAQDLTPSYVGHKQFLQHLQWRCAGDWWVLKAPAHIFGMEALFGTYPDAHVVMTHRDPLPVVASLASLTTVLRSAFSDQVDPLAVGPEMSERWGRGLMKALSDRDEGRVPAGQVLDVTYTDLVDDPIGMARSIYTWADLPFSAAAEKRMRAFLADHRKDKHGRHAYTFEQFGLDPEEEIDRYREYSERFGLDGRRLPQ; the protein is encoded by the coding sequence ATGATCACGGGAACCCCAAAACCTTCCGCGCTCGCGCGCGCCCTGAACATGGGCGGGTGGGCGATGAAGGAAGCGGGCGTCTCGCGGCCGTCGCTCGATCCCGATGGGCTCCTTGAGGTCGCGCGTCGGCGGACCGGCCTGTCGGACTTCGGCGATCCCACGTTCGAAGCCCCGTTCCGGCTACTCCTGAAGTCGCTCGAAGAAGATGCTGGACTGAGCCTTCTGGGGCGCATCGCCTCGAGACAGGATCTGAAGCGGGTCCTCTCGAACCGACTGCTGATGGAGGACGACTGTCGTCGCCACCCCGAGATCCGCGAGGGCGCCGTTCGCAGGCCACTCTTCATCACCGGGATGCCGCGCACGGGCACGACGCTGCTCCACGGCCTGCTGGCACAGGATCCCGTGAGTCGTTCGCCGCTGGGTTGGGAGACGATGTTCCCGTCGCCTCCGCCGCAGCGTTCGCGCTACAAAAAGGACAAGCGCATCGAGATCGCTCAGCGACAGATGCGGTGGCTCTACCGGATCATTCCCGAGTTTAAGAAGATCCATCCTGTCGCAGCCCGTCTTCCGCAGGAGTGCCTCGTCGTTACGGCTCCGTCGTTCTATTCGTTCCAATTCCAGACGACGCACTACGTGCCGACGTACGAGGGGTGGCTCGAGGCGCAGGACCTCACGCCGAGCTACGTCGGGCACAAGCAATTCCTCCAGCACCTGCAGTGGCGCTGTGCCGGCGATTGGTGGGTGCTGAAGGCACCGGCGCACATCTTTGGAATGGAGGCGCTGTTCGGAACGTATCCGGACGCGCATGTGGTGATGACGCATCGCGATCCGTTGCCGGTGGTTGCATCACTTGCGAGTCTGACCACTGTTCTGCGCAGCGCGTTCAGCGATCAGGTCGACCCGCTCGCGGTCGGACCGGAGATGTCCGAGCGATGGGGGAGGGGCTTGATGAAGGCTCTCTCCGATCGCGACGAGGGCCGGGTCCCCGCGGGCCAGGTCCTCGATGTAACTTACACAGATCTCGTCGACGATCCGATCGGCATGGCGCGTTCCATTTACACATGGGCCGACCTGCCGTTCTCAGCCGCGGCGGAGAAGCGCATGCGCGCGTTCCTCGCGGATCACCGTAAAGACAAACACGGACGTCACGCGTACACCTTCGAGCAATTCGGACTCGATCCCGAAGAGGAGATCGATCGGTACCGGGAGTACTCGGAGCGGTTTGGACTCGATGGTCGCCGTCTTCCTCAATGA
- a CDS encoding ABC transporter permease has product MVAVFLNDLRLLLRDRWTVFYTIAAPILVITIVVAARYGTEEVPRMPIPIVNLDGGPVAELYIELLSKHGEPLEMTRAEAEDVVRVQNRAPLAMIIPEGFSESYARDEPTTWEFLTDTARPDDIRAVEVLLMVAQKDAEALDDPFAEGRIQLTEKNLTGDGLSVEAYEQNVPGFAVMFVLLAAVAGISLSMHAERDNGTVERLLVAPGGFVWILVGKLGARFVVGVMQMLVLLFWGNLVFGVSLGSSIWAFPVLTLAIVFATVGLGFLVASIATSREQTLILSLAAVLVFSALGGLWWPEQIEPDWMRRFSPIVFTTWAMRGLTDIVLRNRNLVEIAWPVTMLLLEGAVMMLVAMRLFRSRYASR; this is encoded by the coding sequence ATGGTCGCCGTCTTCCTCAATGACCTGAGGCTCCTGCTTCGGGATCGCTGGACGGTCTTCTACACGATCGCCGCGCCCATCCTCGTCATCACGATCGTCGTCGCGGCGCGTTACGGCACCGAAGAGGTGCCGCGCATGCCCATTCCGATCGTGAACCTCGATGGTGGTCCGGTCGCCGAGTTGTACATCGAGCTTCTGAGCAAGCATGGCGAGCCGCTGGAGATGACGCGCGCCGAGGCCGAGGATGTGGTTCGCGTCCAGAACCGTGCCCCGCTCGCGATGATCATCCCGGAAGGGTTCAGCGAGAGCTACGCGCGTGACGAGCCCACGACCTGGGAGTTCCTGACGGATACGGCGCGCCCGGACGACATCCGGGCCGTCGAAGTCTTGTTGATGGTGGCCCAGAAGGACGCCGAGGCTCTGGATGACCCTTTCGCCGAGGGCCGTATCCAGCTGACAGAGAAGAACCTCACCGGGGACGGGCTGAGCGTAGAAGCTTACGAGCAGAACGTGCCGGGCTTCGCAGTCATGTTCGTTCTCCTCGCCGCCGTCGCGGGGATCTCGCTGTCGATGCATGCCGAGCGAGACAACGGCACCGTCGAGCGCCTGCTGGTCGCGCCGGGGGGCTTTGTGTGGATCCTCGTGGGCAAGCTTGGCGCACGATTCGTCGTGGGCGTCATGCAGATGCTCGTGCTGCTCTTTTGGGGCAACCTCGTCTTCGGCGTGTCGCTCGGATCGTCCATCTGGGCCTTCCCGGTTCTCACCCTCGCGATCGTCTTCGCGACGGTGGGGCTCGGCTTCCTCGTCGCGAGCATCGCGACGAGCCGGGAGCAGACGCTCATCTTGAGTTTGGCGGCCGTCCTCGTCTTCTCCGCTCTCGGCGGTCTTTGGTGGCCCGAGCAGATCGAACCCGACTGGATGCGTCGCTTCTCTCCGATTGTCTTTACGACCTGGGCGATGCGGGGGCTGACCGACATCGTGCTGCGCAATCGGAACCTCGTCGAGATCGCCTGGCCGGTCACGATGCTGCTCCTCGAGGGTGCGGTCATGATGCTCGTCGCGATGCGGCTGTTTCGATCCCGGTACGCCTCGCGCTAA
- a CDS encoding CDP-alcohol phosphatidyltransferase family protein has product MPQKPWDAQVARALITPFAETWLHPNHVTTLGVGTGLAAAYCYALGGADANLGGILFVLTGVIDHADGELARMTGKTSEFGHTYDRIADLVVKTSLFVGMGIGLRDGSLGAAAVPMGFVSGLALGAIFTIRGARAKRKGHIAFAQPSYAGFELEDLLYLIAPVTWLGGLATFLSLAFVGIPAFAAWSAFLWWRDS; this is encoded by the coding sequence ATGCCGCAGAAACCTTGGGATGCGCAGGTCGCGCGTGCGCTGATCACGCCGTTTGCGGAGACGTGGCTTCACCCGAATCACGTCACGACGCTCGGCGTCGGGACGGGGCTTGCGGCCGCCTACTGCTACGCACTCGGGGGCGCGGACGCGAATCTCGGTGGAATTCTCTTCGTGCTCACCGGGGTGATCGATCACGCCGACGGCGAGCTCGCACGAATGACGGGGAAGACGTCGGAGTTCGGTCACACGTACGATCGCATCGCCGACCTCGTCGTGAAGACGAGCCTCTTTGTCGGTATGGGCATCGGGTTGCGGGACGGCTCGCTCGGCGCAGCGGCGGTTCCGATGGGTTTCGTCTCCGGGTTGGCCCTGGGCGCGATTTTCACGATCCGCGGCGCGCGAGCGAAGCGGAAGGGCCACATCGCCTTCGCGCAGCCCAGTTACGCGGGCTTCGAACTGGAAGATCTCCTCTACCTCATCGCTCCCGTGACCTGGTTGGGGGGGCTCGCGACGTTCCTCTCGTTGGCTTTCGTCGGGATCCCGGCGTTCGCGGCCTGGAGCGCCTTTCTGTGGTGGCGTGACTCCTGA